GGCTGATTCCATGCTGGCGAAGCATGGCTTTTGCTTCGGCGGTAACACTGCCGGCGGCAAGGGCAGTGAGACGATTTTCCCGTAACCAAAAATATGCCGCAATCGCACCCGCCCCATAATGGGCGTGCCACAGATCTCCTGTACGTTCCCGACTGGAAACGATAATCGCTAGTCCCTCTTCCAACAAACGTCGATCCAAGCCTGCCACCACCCTTCATCATATGTAAGTCCATCAGAGAAACTATATAAGTTGAACTAAGATTATTTACACTGACACTACGATGACAGAACAACCTTCCAATCACTGTTATCCCCAGATTTTTCGATTCCCTTTCCTAAGAGAAAATCCGGTGATCAATGTGAACGCTTCGCTTTTTCGGTTTTTTTCTGTCCTCTCCGTTATCGTGTAAATGTAGTTCAACTTATATATCCTAATTAATAAATAAAGCGTTTACTTCTATAACATGATGGAAATGCTCCACATATGCCCGTTTTGCCCCGGAATGCAAAGTTTAGCCAATTCGAAGCTTGCCTACGCCATGGATGGATACTTCCAGCGGATAGATCTCTGCTTTTTGCTTGGAGAAAAACCACGTCCGATCCTTCTTCACCACAATAAATAAACCATGTACATCTCCTACAGGAGCAAAGGTATCACTAACCTCACCCCAGCGCGTGAGTCCAATCCGCTGAAGCTCATTCACCGTAGACAGAACATCATCCGCCACCAGTCCAACCTCACACACCTGTAATATATCTTGAGTCGAGAAGTCATGGTCACTCTCGTTTTGAATACGATGATGAGCAATCAGCTCGATAATATTGCCTGCCGGATCTTCGAAATAGAGAGAATGAGAGTCCCAATTAGCAGAGTACGTCTCATCCCGATTTCCTTCCCTGCTTAAAACAACACGTGATGTAGCCCACTGCTTCGCTTGCTTGAACCGATTCGTTGGAATCAACCAGGCCACAAGATAAAAGGGCTCATGATCTGTTTCACCCTGTTTGAAAATCATCTTTGTCCTTCCAACCTGCAGGTTGAAGGTCTGATCTGTCGCATTGGACACCACCATTCCCAACGTATCACGATAAAAATGCTTGAGGTCCTCCAGCCGTGTTGTATATAACTTTAATTCTTCAATCATCATATGTTCTTCTCCTGCATCTCCTCCCACTTACTCCATGGCACCATACCAAGTTCAGGCTTCGCTTCATCCGGGAGCATGGCGATGAATTCAAGCAAATGACCATCCGGATCGGTAAAATACACAGATACCGCAGGCATCCAGCCGAAGACGTACAGTTCACCGATATCATCATTCAGGAAGTTCTGTGTCTTGATTCCTTTGTTCTCCAAGTGAGCCACCGCATGTTTCATATCCTCCAGAGATACATGAAAAGCAAAGTGCTGACGCTTCACCTCGGAAGGTTCCTTTTGCCACAATCCCAGCATGGCATTGCCTTTTCCACCAATCCAGTAGAAGGAGTTTCCACGTTCTTTCTGCCCGTAGGCATGAGGTAAACCTAGGACCGTTTCATAGAAGTGATGGGATCTCTCCAGATCCGTCACGTTTAGATGTGTTTCAAATATGCCTGTAATCATAATGCTCAACCTCTTTTCCTTTTCCGATTTTTCATCTTCCTTGGTTCTCAACTCATGGTAG
The nucleotide sequence above comes from Paenibacillus sp. W2I17. Encoded proteins:
- a CDS encoding VOC family protein: MMIEELKLYTTRLEDLKHFYRDTLGMVVSNATDQTFNLQVGRTKMIFKQGETDHEPFYLVAWLIPTNRFKQAKQWATSRVVLSREGNRDETYSANWDSHSLYFEDPAGNIIELIAHHRIQNESDHDFSTQDILQVCEVGLVADDVLSTVNELQRIGLTRWGEVSDTFAPVGDVHGLFIVVKKDRTWFFSKQKAEIYPLEVSIHGVGKLRIG
- a CDS encoding VOC family protein, whose product is MITGIFETHLNVTDLERSHHFYETVLGLPHAYGQKERGNSFYWIGGKGNAMLGLWQKEPSEVKRQHFAFHVSLEDMKHAVAHLENKGIKTQNFLNDDIGELYVFGWMPAVSVYFTDPDGHLLEFIAMLPDEAKPELGMVPWSKWEEMQEKNI